Proteins encoded by one window of Tunturibacter psychrotolerans:
- the pqqA gene encoding pyrroloquinoline quinone precursor peptide PqqA, translating to MTQPTWATPDFEEVSLNCEINSYAPVEL from the coding sequence ATGACACAGCCGACCTGGGCCACGCCCGACTTTGAAGAAGTATCCCTTAACTGCGAGATCAACTCCTACGCTCCCGTAGAACTCTAA
- the pqqD gene encoding pyrroloquinoline quinone biosynthesis peptide chaperone PqqD produces MSEPVAGTRIPRLAVGCRVRTVSPDEAMLLVPEGALRLKGAASEIIALIDGQRSVEAITTQLQQKHSATESSQIAAEVKQFLDKLHARSVLLYKD; encoded by the coding sequence ATGAGCGAACCCGTCGCAGGCACCAGAATCCCGCGTCTTGCAGTAGGCTGTCGCGTCCGCACTGTCTCCCCTGACGAAGCGATGCTCTTGGTCCCCGAAGGCGCGCTTCGACTCAAGGGCGCAGCCAGCGAAATAATCGCCCTCATCGACGGCCAGCGCTCCGTCGAAGCAATCACAACCCAACTCCAGCAGAAGCACAGCGCAACCGAGTCGTCGCAGATCGCCGCCGAGGTAAAACAGTTCCTCGACAAACTCCACGCACGTAGCGTGCTCCTCTACAAGGACTAG
- the mutS gene encoding DNA mismatch repair protein MutS: MTNETVTKLAGEAAGATPAMRQYFAAKEQYPDCLVFCRIGDFYELFYEDAILVSRVLQLTLTARDREKKQPMCGVPYHAAEVYLQKLLRLGYKVAMMEQMEDPKLTKAVVRREVTRVLTPGTALDPTLGAEQSNYLASVAVLGSGVGQVCGLALLDLSTGEFRATEFAGGGWAALVDELGRVRPVELLYGTGLLGGVNLAGESETAAGLDGIRTKTAVEEWVFTADYAVPLVRNHFKVHSLDGMGLGGHEAAAVAAGALLHYMRATKQGGLEHVDGLRFYERSTCLELDAVSVRNLELVEPLFSGESVQTTLFYTMDACCTPMGKRLLRASLLRPASGVGEIEARLEAVGEAAGDLRRREELRRSMDGVLDLERLLGRVALDSAGPREVMALARTLDCLPGVVAAVRLFESARWRELGASVDPLEDLHEMIVRTIVEEPPVSLGDGGAIREGVDAELDELRELSRSGRQALAAIEERERERTGIGSLKVRFNNVFGYYLEVTKANAKAVPADYERKQTLVNAERFTTPELKEYETKILNAQERSGEIEKKIFAELRRQLLEAAGRMRETARKIAEIDLLGCFAHLAALRGWVRPQVEESGVLEFVQARHPVVERRMEESGSGRFVPNSVHLDADAGPAVLLITGPNMGGKSTYLRMAALLVVMAQMGSFVPAERMRLGLVDRIYTRIGASDNVARGRSTFMVEMTETAAILNTATNRSLVLLDEMGRGTATYDGLSLAWATVEHLHDRIGARTLFATHYHELTLLADRLARLTNLRVTVKETAGGIVFLHTVEAGPASKSYGIEVARLAGLPSGVIARAREVLKVHERAETQQVREASPAQGAQMQMTMFTPLSQRIVDRLAEADVDGLTPRDALNLLAELQRELKG, translated from the coding sequence ATGACGAATGAGACAGTGACGAAGTTGGCGGGTGAAGCGGCTGGGGCGACGCCGGCGATGCGGCAATATTTTGCAGCGAAGGAACAGTATCCCGACTGCCTGGTGTTCTGCAGGATTGGGGACTTTTATGAGCTGTTTTATGAGGATGCGATTCTTGTCTCGCGCGTGCTGCAACTGACGCTAACTGCTCGCGATCGAGAGAAGAAGCAGCCGATGTGCGGGGTTCCCTACCATGCGGCTGAGGTGTATCTGCAGAAGCTGCTGCGCCTGGGATACAAGGTTGCGATGATGGAGCAGATGGAGGACCCGAAGCTGACCAAGGCGGTCGTGCGGCGTGAGGTTACGCGAGTGCTGACGCCGGGGACTGCGCTCGATCCGACGTTGGGGGCGGAACAGAGCAATTATCTGGCGAGCGTGGCGGTGTTGGGTTCGGGGGTGGGGCAGGTTTGTGGGTTGGCTTTGCTGGATCTTTCTACGGGGGAGTTTCGGGCTACGGAGTTTGCTGGCGGCGGATGGGCGGCGCTGGTGGATGAGTTGGGGCGGGTGCGGCCGGTGGAGTTGCTGTATGGGACGGGCCTGCTGGGTGGCGTGAATTTGGCGGGGGAGAGCGAAACGGCGGCGGGGCTGGATGGGATTCGGACGAAGACGGCGGTGGAGGAGTGGGTGTTTACGGCCGATTATGCGGTGCCGTTGGTGCGGAATCATTTTAAAGTGCATTCGCTGGATGGGATGGGGTTGGGTGGGCATGAGGCTGCTGCGGTGGCGGCTGGGGCTCTGCTGCACTATATGCGGGCGACCAAGCAGGGTGGGCTGGAGCATGTGGATGGGCTGCGTTTTTATGAGCGGTCTACTTGTCTTGAGTTGGATGCGGTGAGTGTGCGGAATTTGGAGCTGGTGGAGCCGCTGTTTTCGGGCGAGTCAGTGCAGACTACGCTTTTTTACACGATGGATGCTTGCTGTACGCCGATGGGAAAGCGGTTGTTGCGGGCTTCGTTGCTGCGGCCGGCGAGTGGGGTGGGGGAGATTGAGGCGAGGCTGGAGGCAGTGGGTGAGGCCGCGGGGGATCTGCGACGTCGGGAAGAGCTGCGGCGGTCGATGGATGGGGTGCTGGATTTAGAGAGATTGCTGGGGAGGGTGGCGCTGGATTCGGCTGGGCCGAGAGAGGTGATGGCACTGGCGAGGACGCTGGATTGTTTGCCAGGGGTGGTGGCGGCGGTTCGATTGTTTGAGAGTGCGAGATGGCGGGAGTTGGGTGCGAGTGTCGATCCGTTGGAGGATCTGCACGAGATGATTGTGCGGACGATTGTGGAGGAGCCGCCGGTTTCGCTTGGGGATGGTGGGGCGATTCGCGAGGGAGTGGATGCGGAGTTGGATGAACTGCGGGAATTGAGCCGCAGTGGGCGGCAGGCGCTGGCAGCGATTGAGGAGAGGGAGCGCGAACGAACGGGGATCGGGTCGCTGAAGGTGCGGTTTAACAATGTGTTTGGCTACTACCTTGAGGTGACGAAGGCGAATGCGAAGGCTGTGCCGGCGGACTATGAGCGGAAGCAGACGCTGGTGAATGCGGAGCGGTTTACTACTCCCGAGTTGAAGGAGTATGAGACGAAGATTTTGAACGCGCAGGAGCGGAGTGGGGAGATTGAGAAGAAGATCTTTGCGGAGTTGCGACGGCAGTTGCTGGAGGCCGCGGGGCGGATGCGGGAGACTGCGAGGAAGATTGCGGAGATCGATCTGCTTGGTTGTTTTGCGCATCTGGCAGCGCTGCGTGGTTGGGTGAGACCGCAGGTTGAGGAGTCGGGAGTGCTGGAGTTTGTGCAGGCGCGGCATCCGGTGGTGGAGAGGCGGATGGAGGAGTCGGGGAGTGGGCGGTTTGTGCCGAACTCGGTTCATCTGGATGCGGATGCGGGACCGGCGGTGCTGCTGATTACGGGGCCGAATATGGGGGGGAAGAGTACGTATCTGCGGATGGCTGCGCTTCTGGTGGTGATGGCGCAGATGGGGAGCTTTGTTCCGGCGGAGAGGATGCGGCTGGGGTTGGTGGATCGGATTTATACGCGCATTGGGGCTAGCGATAATGTGGCGCGGGGGCGGTCGACGTTCATGGTTGAGATGACGGAGACGGCGGCGATTTTGAATACGGCGACGAACCGCTCGCTGGTGCTGCTGGATGAGATGGGGCGTGGGACTGCTACTTATGATGGATTGAGTTTGGCCTGGGCGACGGTGGAACATCTACACGACCGGATTGGAGCGAGGACGCTGTTTGCGACGCACTATCATGAGCTGACGCTGCTTGCGGATCGGCTGGCGAGGCTGACGAATCTGCGGGTGACGGTGAAGGAGACGGCGGGGGGGATTGTGTTTTTGCATACGGTAGAAGCAGGGCCTGCCAGTAAGAGCTATGGGATCGAGGTTGCACGGTTGGCTGGCCTGCCTTCTGGTGTAATTGCGCGTGCTCGCGAGGTATTGAAGGTGCATGAGCGAGCGGAGACGCAGCAGGTACGAGAGGCTTCGCCTGCGCAGGGGGCGCAGATGCAGATGACTATGTTTACGCCGTTGTCGCAGAGGATTGTGGATCGATTGGCGGAGGCGGATGTGGATGGGCTGACTCCGAGGGATGCTTTGAATTTGCTGGCGGAGTTGCAGAGGGAGTTGAAGGGATGA
- a CDS encoding sugar transferase, with protein sequence MTPPNRRIFIELVGLGDICLLFGSLGAAYALTSIPRFFGIVDSLETRHPIQVFLATLILAVVWHGILRSNKFYRSRRVDGLLREVMDLCLASFLCALSCFAWLRLVCSHSRHSIADLGLVSVVFGVVSFGVFVSTRLLGRALARVFRSKGYNLRHILVVGTNQRAHGFAQDVALHPEWGYHLQGFVDDQWWSEETGTSSAGALLGGLDSIPSLLRTMPIDEVIVALPLASFYQQIAEIVASCRDHGIAVRSIGTIFDLEQTKRTAYLPGGVGTITLHDESWNAWGFMIKRLTDAVVSAAMLLALAPVFLLVATLIRLTSKGPVFFRQTRIGHGKRPFEILKFRTMVVDAEKLMAQVEHLNETKGPTFKLKNDPRITPLGKFLRKSSLDEIPQLINVFRGDMSLVGPRPLPVRDYEGFSKDWHRRRFSVKPGITCLWQVMGRSSISFDEWMALDMRYIDQWSVWLDIKILFQTIPAVFRGSGAV encoded by the coding sequence ATGACGCCACCCAATAGAAGAATATTTATAGAGTTGGTGGGGCTTGGCGACATTTGTCTGTTGTTCGGTAGTCTGGGTGCCGCGTATGCCCTTACCTCCATACCCCGCTTCTTTGGGATTGTCGACTCGCTGGAGACCCGCCATCCGATACAGGTCTTCTTGGCGACACTTATCTTAGCGGTAGTGTGGCACGGAATCCTTCGGTCGAATAAATTTTATCGGTCTCGAAGAGTGGACGGACTTCTAAGAGAAGTGATGGATTTGTGCCTGGCGAGCTTTCTTTGCGCGCTCTCCTGCTTTGCCTGGCTACGGCTGGTGTGCTCCCACTCTAGGCACAGCATCGCGGATCTTGGTCTTGTCAGCGTCGTTTTTGGAGTGGTCAGCTTCGGTGTCTTCGTATCCACTCGGCTTCTAGGTCGAGCCTTAGCGCGGGTGTTTCGTTCGAAGGGATACAACCTTCGTCATATTTTAGTGGTTGGTACAAATCAGCGCGCCCACGGCTTTGCGCAGGATGTAGCGCTCCATCCGGAGTGGGGCTACCACCTGCAGGGTTTCGTCGACGATCAATGGTGGTCTGAAGAGACGGGCACCTCGAGTGCGGGCGCGTTGCTGGGAGGGTTGGATTCGATTCCGTCATTGCTGCGAACGATGCCGATTGACGAAGTGATTGTGGCGTTGCCGTTAGCATCTTTTTATCAGCAGATTGCGGAGATCGTCGCGTCGTGTCGCGACCATGGGATTGCGGTTCGAAGCATTGGGACGATTTTCGATCTGGAACAGACGAAGCGAACTGCGTATCTTCCGGGGGGTGTCGGTACGATCACGCTACATGACGAGTCGTGGAATGCGTGGGGCTTCATGATCAAACGACTGACTGATGCAGTGGTATCTGCGGCCATGCTGCTGGCTCTGGCGCCTGTTTTTCTGCTCGTGGCGACGTTGATCAGGTTGACTTCCAAGGGACCTGTCTTCTTTCGGCAAACCAGAATAGGCCACGGAAAACGGCCTTTCGAAATTCTGAAGTTCCGAACGATGGTGGTGGATGCCGAGAAGCTGATGGCCCAGGTGGAGCATTTGAATGAAACCAAAGGCCCTACGTTCAAGTTGAAGAACGATCCTCGTATCACACCATTGGGGAAGTTTTTGCGGAAGTCGAGTCTCGATGAGATCCCTCAACTCATTAATGTTTTTCGGGGAGACATGAGCCTTGTGGGTCCTCGGCCGCTTCCTGTGAGAGATTACGAAGGATTTTCGAAGGACTGGCATCGACGCCGGTTCAGTGTCAAGCCTGGGATTACGTGTCTGTGGCAGGTGATGGGACGAAGCTCGATCAGTTTCGACGAGTGGATGGCTCTGGATATGCGTTACATCGACCAGTGGTCGGTGTGGCTCGATATCAAGATCTTGTTTCAAACTATTCCGGCAGTCTTTCGTGGTTCCGGCGCAGTCTAG
- the pqqE gene encoding pyrroloquinoline quinone biosynthesis protein PqqE, producing the protein MSTLPGPLSLVAEVTHRCPLHCVYCSNPLQMQAAENELSTKDWTRVFHQASALGVLHLHLTGGEPLARPDIAKLVAAGREANLYVNMITSGLGLTADRMTELKDAGLEHIQLSLQDADEEKANEFAGARAHAHKLKLATLIRQQDIAFTVNVVVHRENLDRLEDILALAESLQPQRIEVAHVQYYGWALKNRDRLMPTPSQVERSVQLIQAAQSRLAGRIQLQAVFPDYYARYPKPCVGGWGRQMMLIDPVGLALPCHAAAIIPGLEFDSVRTHSLEWLWQQSAAFNRFRGQSWMKDPCADCDRKEIDFGGCRCQAFQLTGDAQNTDPACSLSDLHADLVAITQALPPPPTQWVYRILANS; encoded by the coding sequence ATGTCGACACTCCCCGGTCCACTCTCGCTCGTAGCCGAAGTAACCCATCGCTGCCCATTGCACTGCGTCTACTGCTCCAACCCCCTTCAGATGCAAGCAGCTGAAAATGAGCTATCGACAAAAGACTGGACCAGAGTCTTCCACCAAGCCTCAGCTCTAGGCGTCCTCCACCTCCATCTCACGGGAGGCGAACCCCTCGCACGACCAGACATCGCAAAACTAGTAGCAGCGGGCAGGGAAGCGAACCTCTACGTCAACATGATCACCTCAGGCCTCGGCCTCACCGCCGACCGCATGACCGAACTAAAAGACGCAGGTCTCGAACACATCCAGCTAAGCCTCCAGGACGCAGACGAAGAAAAGGCCAACGAGTTCGCAGGAGCCCGCGCCCACGCCCACAAACTCAAACTCGCCACCCTCATTCGCCAACAAGACATAGCCTTCACCGTCAACGTAGTAGTTCACCGCGAAAACCTGGACCGCCTCGAAGACATCCTCGCCCTCGCCGAGTCCCTCCAACCGCAAAGAATCGAAGTAGCCCACGTCCAGTACTACGGCTGGGCCCTCAAAAACCGCGACAGGCTCATGCCCACCCCCAGCCAGGTAGAGCGCTCCGTCCAACTCATCCAGGCAGCCCAGTCCCGTCTCGCCGGCCGCATCCAACTGCAAGCCGTGTTCCCCGACTACTACGCCCGCTACCCCAAACCCTGCGTCGGAGGTTGGGGCCGCCAGATGATGCTCATCGACCCCGTGGGCCTCGCCCTTCCATGCCACGCCGCCGCGATCATCCCCGGCCTGGAGTTCGACTCCGTCCGCACCCACTCCCTCGAATGGCTCTGGCAACAATCCGCAGCATTCAACCGTTTCCGCGGCCAAAGCTGGATGAAAGACCCCTGCGCCGACTGCGACCGCAAAGAGATCGACTTCGGCGGCTGCCGCTGCCAGGCCTTCCAGCTAACCGGCGACGCCCAAAACACCGACCCCGCCTGCAGCCTCAGCGACCTCCACGCCGACCTCGTCGCCATCACCCAGGCCCTACCGCCGCCCCCTACCCAATGGGTCTACCGCATCCTCGCAAACTCCTGA
- the pqqC gene encoding pyrroloquinoline-quinone synthase PqqC, giving the protein MSKTELRQRLQQVGEAMYHHKHPFHLQMHAGQLTRGQMQAWVLNRYYYQSRIPIKDAIILSKSEDVALRRAWRKRIIDHDGDTGVGGIEKWLQLAEAAGLDRNYVISTHAILPGVRYAVDAYIDLVTNSTLLEAVSSSLTELFAGQLIALRMDALAKHYPWLQNGLAYFHGRLTQAPEDAAFAFDYAAEHADTPHLQSLVVRSLERKCALLWAQLDALQYCYVEPGSLPPQPDVFRPEE; this is encoded by the coding sequence TTGAGTAAAACCGAGCTGCGCCAACGCCTCCAGCAGGTAGGCGAGGCAATGTATCACCACAAGCATCCCTTCCATCTGCAGATGCACGCAGGCCAGCTCACACGCGGCCAGATGCAGGCCTGGGTGCTCAACCGATACTACTATCAGAGCCGCATCCCAATCAAAGACGCCATCATCCTCTCGAAGTCCGAAGATGTAGCCCTCCGCCGCGCCTGGCGAAAACGCATCATCGACCACGACGGCGACACCGGCGTCGGTGGCATCGAAAAATGGCTGCAACTCGCAGAGGCCGCTGGCCTCGATCGCAACTACGTCATCAGTACCCACGCCATCCTCCCCGGCGTTCGCTACGCAGTCGACGCATATATCGACCTCGTCACCAACAGCACTCTCCTCGAAGCTGTCTCTTCTTCGCTCACCGAACTCTTCGCCGGTCAGCTCATCGCCTTGCGCATGGACGCTCTCGCGAAACACTACCCCTGGCTTCAAAACGGTCTCGCCTACTTCCACGGCAGGCTCACCCAGGCTCCCGAAGACGCAGCCTTCGCCTTCGACTACGCAGCGGAACACGCCGACACTCCGCACCTTCAATCCTTGGTAGTTCGTTCGCTCGAAAGAAAGTGTGCTCTCCTCTGGGCGCAGCTCGACGCACTCCAATACTGCTACGTCGAACCCGGATCGCTTCCTCCACAACCAGACGTCTTCCGTCCCGAGGAATAA
- the pqqB gene encoding pyrroloquinoline quinone biosynthesis protein PqqB, with protein MRIKILGAAAGGGLPQWNCTCANCTSLRQHHPHIQARTQSQLAVTADDNTWFLINASPDLRQQLINNSEIHPDPAKGLRNTPVAGIILTSADLDHVLGLLLMREFTPVRIYATRPVISILQKNSFFHMLDRLPGQSRWTEIEPNVSFQAGGGLTCTPIALSNSLPTYISEADRAALDPTAATIGLILEDSRGARAAYLPALPSVSAPLKQLLSTCSTIFIDGTFWTDDELQRIQPGTPLARSMGHLPINGPDGSLETLKDLKDIRKIYTHINNTNPILQEQSSERRAVEDAGWEVAWDGLEITL; from the coding sequence GTGCGCATTAAAATCCTGGGGGCCGCCGCAGGTGGCGGCCTTCCCCAATGGAACTGCACCTGCGCCAATTGCACCTCTCTCCGCCAGCATCATCCCCACATCCAAGCCAGAACCCAGTCACAGCTAGCCGTAACCGCTGACGACAACACCTGGTTCCTGATCAACGCCTCCCCCGATCTCCGCCAGCAACTCATCAACAATTCTGAAATCCATCCAGACCCAGCAAAGGGCCTGCGCAACACTCCAGTCGCCGGAATCATCCTTACCAGTGCCGACCTCGACCACGTCCTCGGCCTCCTCCTGATGCGCGAGTTCACCCCCGTCCGCATCTACGCCACGCGCCCGGTCATCAGCATCCTCCAGAAAAACAGCTTCTTCCATATGCTCGATCGTCTCCCCGGACAATCCCGCTGGACCGAGATCGAACCGAACGTCAGCTTTCAAGCAGGCGGCGGCCTCACCTGCACCCCAATCGCGCTATCCAACAGCCTGCCAACCTATATCAGCGAAGCAGACCGCGCTGCCCTCGACCCAACCGCCGCTACCATCGGACTCATCCTCGAGGACTCCAGGGGAGCCCGTGCTGCATACCTCCCCGCACTTCCGTCCGTGTCCGCTCCCTTGAAGCAGCTACTCTCCACGTGTTCCACTATCTTCATCGACGGAACCTTCTGGACCGACGACGAACTCCAAAGAATCCAACCCGGAACACCTTTGGCTCGCTCCATGGGCCATCTTCCAATCAACGGTCCAGACGGATCACTCGAAACTCTGAAGGACCTGAAAGACATTCGCAAAATCTACACACACATCAACAACACAAACCCGATCTTGCAGGAACAAAGTTCGGAGCGTCGCGCAGTCGAGGACGCAGGCTGGGAAGTGGCATGGGACGGACTAGAGATAACGCTTTAG
- a CDS encoding 2OG-Fe(II) oxygenase: MHHNTHNLEKLGQKSAAGLGHAGFQLVALLHSAPFLYLLSEITGIWNLLPDPYMHGAGYSIIPPKGKFDVHIDSNADLTSGLIRRLALIIYLNEDWSPEYGGQLELWNEDASRKVAEIEPAFNRTMLMEISETSYHGIKPVVEPSGRSRYSFMAYYNTSGKALGKEMGVHSSVYAPECYRPRPSVRSLARRFTPPIVYDFVREKIK; encoded by the coding sequence GTGCACCATAACACCCACAATCTTGAGAAGCTTGGACAAAAGTCCGCGGCAGGACTCGGTCACGCCGGCTTTCAGCTCGTTGCTTTGCTCCACTCAGCCCCGTTTCTTTACCTTCTTTCGGAGATCACCGGGATTTGGAACTTGCTTCCCGATCCGTATATGCATGGCGCTGGCTACAGCATCATCCCTCCAAAAGGAAAATTTGACGTTCACATCGATTCCAATGCCGATCTCACGAGTGGCTTGATCCGTCGGCTCGCCCTGATCATCTACCTGAACGAAGACTGGAGCCCGGAGTACGGGGGGCAACTTGAACTCTGGAATGAAGATGCCAGTCGTAAGGTCGCAGAGATTGAGCCGGCGTTCAACAGGACCATGCTGATGGAGATCTCTGAGACGTCCTATCACGGCATCAAACCGGTCGTGGAACCGAGCGGTCGATCGCGCTACTCCTTCATGGCCTACTACAACACTTCGGGAAAAGCATTGGGGAAAGAGATGGGCGTTCACAGTTCTGTCTACGCACCAGAGTGCTATCGACCCAGACCCAGCGTGCGCAGTTTGGCCCGTAGATTCACGCCGCCAATCGTCTACGATTTCGTTCGCGAAAAGATCAAGTAG
- the hemA gene encoding glutamyl-tRNA reductase, with the protein MSTITQGRLVLLGINHNTAPIEVRERLAIPAERLADATRTLLHQPGIREGLILSTCNRVELLTLQDDAEAAPPQAKTDLLRFLHEYFAVSPHDIQPHLYEFREREAVRHLFRVASSLDSMVVGEPQILGQVKEAYTIARDAGAVSTHLESLLQRTFTVAKKIRTETQIGSSSVSIASVAVDLAKNIFGSLYGKTVLLVGAGKMSELAARHLIEQGASSILVTNRTQSRAEKIAANFSSLTVHTEAIPFEALYEQADRADIVITSTGAPQKIFGRSHGQHFLHRRRNRPMFFIDIAVPRDVDPRMNEVEGCFVYDIDDLQQVAAANLADRSREAAAAENIVSREVDKYQERLQSRDAVPAIKALQLQAEELRVAELARSQSKLADLSPQQREAVEALTRSLTAKLLHPQLAALREATRTKNSE; encoded by the coding sequence ATGAGCACAATCACACAGGGGCGCCTCGTCCTTCTCGGCATCAACCACAACACTGCGCCTATCGAGGTGCGCGAGCGCCTCGCCATCCCCGCCGAGCGCCTCGCCGACGCCACCCGCACCCTCCTCCACCAGCCGGGCATCCGCGAAGGCCTGATCCTCTCCACCTGCAACCGGGTCGAACTACTGACATTACAAGACGACGCCGAAGCCGCGCCGCCACAAGCCAAAACCGATCTCCTCCGCTTCCTTCACGAGTACTTCGCCGTCTCGCCTCATGACATCCAGCCGCACCTCTACGAGTTTCGCGAACGCGAGGCCGTCCGCCATCTCTTCCGCGTCGCCAGCTCGCTCGACAGCATGGTCGTCGGCGAACCCCAGATTCTCGGCCAGGTCAAAGAGGCCTACACCATCGCGCGTGACGCTGGCGCAGTCTCGACCCATCTTGAATCTCTGCTGCAACGCACTTTCACGGTCGCGAAAAAGATCCGTACCGAAACTCAAATCGGTTCAAGCTCAGTCTCAATCGCCTCCGTAGCTGTTGATCTCGCCAAAAACATCTTCGGATCTCTCTACGGCAAGACCGTGCTGTTGGTGGGCGCCGGGAAGATGTCCGAGTTAGCCGCTCGTCACCTCATCGAACAAGGCGCCTCCTCCATCCTCGTCACCAATCGCACTCAGTCCCGCGCCGAGAAAATCGCCGCGAACTTCAGCAGCCTCACTGTACATACCGAAGCCATCCCCTTCGAGGCCCTCTACGAGCAAGCCGACCGTGCCGACATCGTCATCACCTCCACCGGCGCCCCACAAAAGATCTTCGGACGCTCCCACGGCCAGCACTTCCTCCATCGACGTCGCAACCGCCCTATGTTTTTCATCGACATCGCCGTCCCTCGCGACGTCGATCCGCGCATGAACGAGGTCGAAGGTTGCTTCGTCTACGACATCGACGATCTCCAGCAGGTCGCTGCCGCCAATCTAGCCGATCGCAGCCGCGAAGCTGCGGCAGCCGAGAATATCGTCAGCAGGGAAGTGGACAAATACCAGGAGCGTCTCCAATCCCGCGACGCCGTTCCCGCCATCAAGGCGCTTCAACTGCAGGCCGAAGAACTCCGCGTGGCCGAACTGGCGCGTTCCCAATCCAAACTCGCGGATCTTTCCCCTCAACAACGCGAAGCGGTAGAAGCCCTCACCCGGTCGCTCACTGCCAAGCTCCTCCACCCGCAACTGGCAGCCTTGCGTGAGGCAACGCGCACAAAAAACTCCGAGTAG
- the ccsA gene encoding cytochrome c biogenesis protein CcsA — MSLLWLRVAVSLYGIAALAVLPAALYDRPRWRHIAVPATVAAVFFHFVSLAEMLNLAHHRLPVDTHETQTLLGLLLALAFLLVYARYRTVSLGIFLLPICFLLGLVPAFHPGQESTTFPILHTGWIFLHVALLLAAYAALFLSMLASLLYLVQERRLKQKSPTISWLPPLETTDQIALKSLLFGLPCMTAGLLIGSLIAQATVGASYFRDPKILLAFAMWLVYVAMIHIRRISGLRGRRAVYLSSFVFLVVLTVWVANQFSAVHRFAAP; from the coding sequence ATGTCCCTCCTCTGGCTCAGAGTCGCGGTCTCTCTCTACGGCATCGCCGCGCTCGCGGTCTTGCCCGCAGCTCTTTATGACCGCCCCCGCTGGCGCCACATTGCCGTCCCCGCCACCGTAGCCGCCGTGTTCTTCCACTTCGTATCGTTGGCCGAGATGCTCAACCTGGCCCACCATCGTCTTCCCGTCGATACCCATGAAACTCAGACCCTCCTTGGCCTCCTCCTGGCCTTGGCCTTTCTCCTCGTCTACGCCCGCTACCGCACTGTCTCCCTGGGCATCTTCCTTCTGCCCATCTGCTTTCTCCTCGGTCTGGTTCCAGCCTTTCATCCCGGCCAGGAGAGCACCACCTTCCCCATCCTCCACACCGGTTGGATCTTCCTTCACGTAGCTCTTCTCCTTGCCGCCTACGCAGCTCTCTTCCTCTCCATGCTTGCCTCGCTTCTCTATCTAGTTCAAGAGCGCCGCCTCAAGCAAAAGTCTCCAACGATCTCCTGGCTGCCGCCGCTCGAAACCACCGACCAGATCGCCCTCAAATCTCTTCTCTTCGGCCTCCCCTGCATGACCGCCGGCCTTCTCATCGGTTCGCTCATCGCCCAGGCCACCGTCGGCGCTTCTTACTTCCGTGACCCCAAGATTCTTCTCGCCTTCGCCATGTGGCTGGTTTACGTAGCGATGATCCACATACGTCGCATCTCCGGCCTCCGCGGCCGCCGAGCCGTCTACCTCTCCAGCTTTGTCTTCCTGGTCGTGCTCACCGTCTGGGTGGCCAACCAATTCTCCGCCGTTCACAGGTTCGCCGCCCCATGA